The proteins below come from a single bacterium genomic window:
- a CDS encoding glycosyltransferase family 4 protein: MNGPVRRRAVIVRVIARLNVGGPAIHVVNLTAGLDPRRFESVLVSGSENAGEGSMLDFALARGVRPVIIPEMVGDASLRPRDLRALASLYRVIRARRPQIVHTHTAKAGFLGRIAARLAGVPVVVHTYHGHILQGYYGPMTSGLLRRMEQALALMTDQIVAVSERVKQDLVDYGIAPPRKIAVIPLGFDLRPFAECAAYRGAFRRELGLPERARLVTIVGRIFPIKNHRLFLQAAALIAAADPEVHFAVVGDGALRAATEEYARTLGIACRVSFTGWRRDLPQIYADTDVLAVSSTNEGTPVSAIEAMAAGRPVVATRVGGLPDLIADGTTGFLVPPGDAGSLAAAILRILRDPDTAGRVGNAARAVAQARFPVERLLSDVEGLYARLLARKEGALVTSTE, from the coding sequence GTGAACGGACCCGTCCGGCGCCGCGCCGTTATCGTTCGCGTCATCGCCCGCCTGAACGTCGGGGGTCCGGCCATTCATGTGGTGAATCTCACCGCGGGCCTCGACCCTCGGCGCTTCGAGTCCGTGCTGGTATCCGGTAGCGAGAATGCGGGAGAGGGTTCCATGCTGGACTTCGCCCTCGCGCGCGGCGTGCGTCCGGTGATCATCCCCGAGATGGTGGGTGACGCCAGCCTGCGGCCGCGGGATCTCAGAGCGCTCGCGTCTCTCTATCGCGTCATACGCGCCCGGCGGCCGCAGATCGTCCACACCCATACCGCGAAGGCCGGGTTCCTCGGCCGGATCGCGGCGCGCCTGGCCGGCGTGCCCGTCGTCGTGCATACATATCACGGCCACATCCTGCAGGGCTACTACGGACCGATGACGTCGGGGCTGTTGCGCCGGATGGAGCAGGCGCTCGCGCTCATGACGGATCAGATCGTCGCGGTGAGCGAGCGGGTGAAGCAAGATCTGGTCGACTACGGGATCGCTCCGCCCCGGAAAATCGCCGTGATCCCCCTGGGGTTCGACCTCCGGCCGTTTGCCGAGTGCGCCGCCTACCGGGGAGCGTTCCGGCGGGAACTGGGCCTCCCGGAGCGGGCCCGGCTGGTCACGATCGTCGGCCGAATCTTCCCGATCAAGAACCACCGGCTCTTCCTGCAGGCCGCCGCCCTCATCGCCGCCGCCGACCCGGAGGTGCACTTCGCGGTTGTCGGCGACGGCGCGCTCCGCGCGGCGACGGAGGAATACGCGCGGACTCTCGGCATCGCGTGCCGTGTCAGCTTCACGGGATGGCGCCGTGACCTCCCTCAGATCTACGCAGACACGGACGTGCTCGCGGTGTCCTCAACCAACGAAGGGACGCCGGTTTCGGCGATCGAGGCCATGGCCGCCGGGCGCCCGGTTGTCGCGACGCGCGTGGGCGGGTTGCCGGATCTCATTGCCGACGGGACGACCGGCTTCTTGGTGCCGCCGGGTGATGCCGGCTCCCTCGCCGCCGCGATCCTTCGTATACTCCGGGATCCGGACACGGCCGGGCGGGTTGGGAACGCCGCCCGCGCCGTCGCGCAGGCACGATTCCCGGTGGAGCGCCTTCTATCGGACGTGGAGGGTCTTTACGCGCGACTTCTTGCGCGCAAAGAAGGTGCGTTGGTTACGTCTACGGAATAG